A single window of Coffea eugenioides isolate CCC68of chromosome 7, Ceug_1.0, whole genome shotgun sequence DNA harbors:
- the LOC113778200 gene encoding uncharacterized protein LOC113778200, whose amino-acid sequence MECYKEEMFGPVLLCMQADRLEEAIAIVNRNRHVNGASIFTTSGVAARKFQNDVESGLVGINVAVPIPLPFSSVNGSKASFSGDLNFCGKAGVQFYTQIKTVAQQWKDLPTRRVSLPHPPTSETEISSRGTFLSQPLSSESDLPSREVSPAMPLALENDLPTENLYLPLPPSEGDVSNVEVLPSTPPTREPELPKQEGALAMSSISERDSVNLKVSLLMPLAAEIDAAGQSESSSLCSVSERTYPCQTSQWGDPLPLISQSTETAPSTAKKVYMAPNSQRIDTLTPGIQRTDTVDASDSERLYFPVTCSSEINPIFLRNDSVSPMSLRHDIQMTDINVRPASEMVYMPVMSEHKESVGPTSQRTGVLHLKPDKMYMASHRRDGMGMMPLMAKASVPPASGSLYMSTSCSNVMASTSDKMSVPTEIQHDGISSKSERLFMPASSQGIYAENQIMSAHNYRGQITPQTHPSSQSL is encoded by the exons ATGGAGTGCTACAAG GAGGAAATGTTTGGGCCAGTTCTTCTTTGTATGCAG GCTGACAGATTAGAAGAAGCCATTGCCATTGTGAATAGAAACAG GCATGTGAATGGAGCTTCCATCTTTACTACATCTGGGGTCGCAGCTAGGAAGTTCCAGAATGATGTTGAGTCTGGGCTG GTTGGAATAAACGTGGCTGTCCCAATTCCTTTGCCATTTTCGTCGGTCAATGGTTCAAAAGCATCTTTTTCCGGTGATCTCAATTTCTGTG GAAAGGCCGGAGTGCAGTTTTACACACAGATAAAAACAGTAGCACAGCAATGGAAGGACTTGCCAACCAGAAGGGTATCATTACCTCATCCTCCAACATCTGAGACAGAAATCAGTTCTCGAGGGACATTCTTATCACAGCCACTTTCATCTGAGAGTGATTTACCTAGCAGAGAAGTGTCACCAGCTATGCCTCTAGCTTTGGAGAATGATCTGCCGACTGAAAACTTATACCTGCCATTGCCCCCAAGTGAAGGGGATGTATCAAACGTGGAAGTATTGCCTTCTACTCCACCAACGAGAGAGCCGGAATTACCCAAGCAAGAAGGGGCATTGGCCATGTCTTCGATATCTGAAAGGGATTCAGTTAACCTGAAAGTATCATTGCTGATGCCTCTAGCGGCTGAGATTGATGCTGCTGGGCAAAGTGAATCATCGTCCTTGTGTTCGGTATCTGAGCGGACATATCCATGTCAAACCTCTCAATGGGGTGATCCACTTCCCCTGATATCACAAAGCACTGAAACTGCTCCATCAACTGCTAAGAAGGTTTATATGGCTCCAAATTCTCAGAGGATTGACACATTAACTCCTGGAATCCAAAGGACAGATACTGTGGACGCTTCAGATTCTGAGAGATTGTACTTTCCTGTGACTTGTAGTAGTGAGATAAACCCAATATTTCTTAGGAATGACAGTGTTAGTCCAATGTCTCTCAGGCATGATATTCAGATGACAGACATAAATGTGCGTCCTGCTTCTGAGATGGTTTATATGCCAGTAATGTCTGAGCACAAAGAAAGTGTTGGTCCAACCTCACAAAGGACTGGTGTACTCCATTTGAAACCAGACAAGATGTACATGGCGTCTCATAGGAGAGATGGTATGGGTATGATGCCTCTAATGGCCAAGGCATCAGTTCCTCCAGCTTCTGGGAGTTTGTACATGTCTACATCTTGCTCAAATGTGATGGCTTCAACGTCTGACAAGATGAGTGTACCTACAGAGATTCAGCATGACGGTATATCATCAAAATCTGAGAGGTTATTCATGCCTGCAAGTTCTCAGGGCATATATGCCGAAAACCAAATAATGTCAGCACATAATTATCGTGGCCAAATAACACCACAAACTCATCCTTCCTCTCAGTCATTATAG
- the LOC113778619 gene encoding uncharacterized protein LOC113778619 isoform X1 — protein sequence MQCMKLLWFSSIPSQLYKPLDSKPDNPLKFNPRVQLLCSSIPYDVAKTDENENGQNSVKTLPLPSHVKTITSTSNPFVKHCLKLRQSSSYRHSHGSVILVGSTPIRELYRFQNKIEDGLAAIECLLVLDNTNVPEYLNNQLIRHVNVSSLVMKKLSGLQSTDSIDMVALIRIPSTFHSIGRYLKEEDCQKWFPSPYRILVLDGVQDPGNLGTLLRSAMAFRWDGVFLLSDCCDPFNDKALRASRGASFQLPIVSGGWTHLDALRRVFHMKIVAGHPAKGAEAKPVSCLSQDYANSLVETSLCLVLGSEGNGLSETSKQECELVSIPMAGEFESLNVSVAGGIFLYMLQPRKI from the exons ATGCAATGCATGAAGCTTCTCTGGTTCTCATCTATTCCTTCACAGCTGTATAAACCACTAGATTCTAAGCCCGATAACCCATTGAAATTTAACCCCAGAGTTCAACTTCTGTGCAGCTCAATACCTTATGACGTTGCAAAAactgatgaaaatgaaaatggccAGAATTCAGTAAAGACTCTACCTTTACCTTCCCATGTGAAAACCATCACCAGCACATCAAACCCATTTGTGAAGCATTGTTTAAAGCTTCGCCAGAGCTCTTCTTATCGCCACTCTCATGGCTCAGTTATTCTGGTGGGCTCTACTCCTATAAG GGAGCTATACagatttcaaaacaaaattgaagatgGACTTGCTGCAATAGAATGCTTACTTGTGCTTGATAACACTAATGTTCCTGAATACTTGAATAATCAGTTAATTCGACATGTCAATGTTAGTTCACTGgtgatgaagaaactttctgGGCTGCAATCAACTGATTCCATTGACATGGTTGCCCTAATAAGAATTCCCTCAACATTTCATAGCATTGGTCGTTATCTGAAAGAAGAAGATTGTCAAAAATGGTTCCCATCTCCTTATCGGATATTAGTCCTAGATGGAGTTCAG GACCCCGGTAATCTTGGCACGCTTCTAAGGTCAGCTATGGCCTTTAGATGG GATGGCGTGTTCTTACTTTCTGACTGTTGTGACCCATTCAATGATAAAGCCCTACGAGCAAGTCGAGGAGCCTCCTTTCAGCTTCCTATAGTTTCTGGTGGTTGGACACATTTAGATGCTCTAAGAAGAGTTTTTCACATGAAGATTGTGGCTGGCCATCCTGCAAAAGGTGCGGAAGCAAAACCAGTTTCTTGCCTTTCTCAAGACTATGCAAACTCTTTAGTTGAAACTTCTTTATGCCTCGTTTTGGGCAGTGAAGGAAATGGTCTTTCTgaaacaagtaaacaagaatgCGAGCTTGTAAGCATTCCAATGGCAGGGGAGTTTGAGTCTCTCAATGTTTCAGTAGCTGGTGGGATATTCCTCTACATGTTACAGCCCAGGAAGATTTAA
- the LOC113776801 gene encoding protein FAR1-RELATED SEQUENCE 5-like, which translates to MEQDMDENGHRKGKGHIFDLNAYAHCEDDIIAWKWMCGEMGAEDSKADEKMNNMVNGGAIDAENVDDLQEVDLMTMKFDTIEDAECFYNIYGRATGFSIRRGYAKKDPEDGTTVRYRSWVCSREGERDEKHILRNDRKREAKAVTRVNCGACLKIRLDDNEGKYIVSCFVKEHNHQLGNHASIPFMRSHRKVADSDYAQAHTLRRAGIRTSQIMKLFVLQAGGYQNVPFLIKDLYNKMNCERLREIADGDAERAIGRLAAKKETDNNFYYEYCCDSKGRLTRLLWADSWSRMDYKCYGDVLVFDSTYRTQSYKMPLVVLCGVNNHYSTAIFACALIADENEESYDWVLEKFVECMGGKEPVSIVTDGDKAMKKAIKKVLPNAAHRLCSWHLEKNAGQYVGNKQFLQAFKTCMFMNCSQDQFEFEWASMVSKLHLGNNEWVKKIHKKKEQWAVAYLRGNFFAGMRSTQRCEKMNDVLKMYLKPELKLFEFVRAFDLAISWLRTEEARNEANTQHTTLLPITELHCLENHAAEVFSRRIFLMVREQLKSQGMYCRVDGIDDGVQCVHMVSHSYSGSEWRVQYNRRSGEMRCSCMRMESLGLPCGHMFRIMVFEGMRKIPDSCIMKRWTRMARDGIGGDWEGQPPDTENLEMGRYAALVGACNSWCYYAAKSSAGFKHAMGVIHRETDHARSLCMVKAIDAATLLRHEAGGQRGSKFGVLDPLICRAKGDHQTKEKGRQSNKKCGNCGSRDGHNRRTCNSSPKNTAWHEITGASYDGEHGWTADEDAGSRHQSIISHYGVRVCSLSKGQYGSLIQQPSYEWNQKGFAGVQEGRCNELDAMDSLELAEW; encoded by the exons ATGGAGCAAGATATGGACGAAAATGGCCACCGCAAAGGGAAGGGACATATTTTTGATCTGAATGCATATGCACATTGTGAAGATGACATCATAGCTTGGAAGTGGATGTGCGGGGAAATGGGAGCCGAGGACAGCAAAGCAGACGAAAAAATGAATAATATGGTTAATGGAGGTGCAATAGATGCCGAGAACGTGGATGATCTGCAAGAGGTAGACCTGATGACTATGAAGTTTGATACCATTGAGGATGCTGAATGTTTCTATAACATATATGGTAGGGCCACGGGGTTTAGCATAAGGAGGGGGTATGCGAAAAAAGACCCAGAGGACGGCACGACTGTGAGGTATAGGTCTTGGGTATGTAGTAGGGAGGGCGAGCGGGATGAGAAGCACATTCTCCGGAATGATCGGAAAAGAGAGGCAAAAGCTGTAACACGGGTGAACTGTGGAGCATGCCTGAAAATAAGATTGGATGATAATGAAGGGAAGTACATAGTGTCTTGCTTTGTGAAGGAACACAACCATCAGTTGGGTAATCATGCAAGCATTCCTTTCATGAGGTCGCACAGGAAGGTGGCAGATAGCGATTATGCTCAAGCGCATACATTACGACGAGCCGGCATTAGAACAAGTCAAATAATGAAGCTTTTTGTGTTGCAAGCTGGAGGATATCAGAATGTGCCCTTCCTTATAAAGGACTTGTATAATAAGATGAATTGCGAGAGGTTGAGAGAGATAGCTGATGGAGATGCAGAAAGGGCTATTGGGCGCCTGGCTGCAAAGAAAGAGACGGACAACAATTTCTATTACGAATACTGTTGTGATAGCAAAGGACGATTGACACGGCTGTTGTGGGCTGATTCATGGTCTCGGATGGATTACAAGTGCTATGGGGATGTACTGGTGTTCGACTCCACGTACAGGACACAGTCTTATAAGATGCCACTGGTGGTACTATGTGGGGTGAACAACCATTACTCAACAGCAATATTTGCATGTGCTTTGATTGCTGACGAAAATGAAGAGAGTTATGATTGGGTACTGGAAAAGTTTGTTGAGTGCATGGGCGGGAAGGAGCCAGTTTCGATTGTCACTGACGGTGACAAGGCAATGAAGAAAGCTATAAAGAAGGTGCTTCCAAACGCGGCTCACCGTCTGTGTAGTTGGCATCTAGAAAAAAATGCAGGCCAATACGTGGGTAACAAACAATTTCTCCAGGCTTTCAAGACATGCATGTTCATGAATTGCTCACAGGACCAATTTGAGTTTGAGTGGGCTAGCATGGTAAGCAAACTTCATCTGGGGAACAATGAATGGGTTAAAAAGATTCATAAGAAGAAAGAGCAATGGGCAGTTGCATACTTGAGGGGCAACTTCTTTGCTGGCATGCGCAGCACTCAGCGATGCGAGAAGATGAATGATGTGTTGAAAATGTACTTAAAGCCAGAGCTTAAACTTTTTGAATTTGTCCGAGCGTTTGATTTGGCAATTTCCTGGCTAAGGACTGAGGAGGCTCGAAACGAAGCTAATACCCAACATACAACCCTGCTGCCAATTACGGAACTACATTGTTTAGAGAACCATGCAGCGGAAGTTTTTAGTAGACGAATCTTCTTGATGGTTAGAGAGCAATTGAAGAGCCAGGGAATGTACTGCCGAGTCGATGGCATTGATGATGGTGTTCAATGTGTCCACATGGTTTCACATTCTTACAGCGGTTCAGAGTGGAGGGTGCAATACAATAGGCGCAGTGGAGAGATGAGGTGCTCGTGCATGAGGATGGAGAGTCTAGGCCTGCCGTGTGGCCATATGTTTAGGATAATGGTGTTCGAGGGAATGAGAAAAATTCCAGATAGTTGTATAATGAAAAGGTGGACTCGCATGGCAAGGGATGGCATTGGAGGAGATTGGGAAGGACAGCCTCCCGATACGGAAAACCTAGAGATGGGCAGGTATGCTGCACTGGTTGGAGCATGTAATAGTTGGTGCTACTATGCTGCCAAATCATCTGCGGGATTCAAGCATGCCATGGGAGTGATTCATAGGGAGACCGACCATGCAAGATCATTGTGTATGGTGAAGGCAATAGATGCAGCTACCCTGTTAAGGCACGAAGCAGGTGGGCAACGAGGCAGCAAATTTGGAGTGCTTGATCCTTTGATTTGTAGAGCAAAGGGCGATCACCAGACGAAAGAAAAGGGCAGACAGAGCAATAAAAAGTGTGGAAACTGCGG GTCAAGAGATGGGCACAATAGGAGGACATGCAATTCCAGCCCAAAGAACACGGCATGGCATGAGATAACAGGTGCGTCCTACGATGGCGAGCATGGTTGGACCGCAGATGAAGATGCTGGTTCCAGGCATCAAAGTATCATATCTCATTACGGGGTTCGAGTCTGTTCACTTTCGAAGGGGCAATACGGCAGCTTGATTCAGCAGCCTTCGTATGAATGGAACCAGAAG GGTTTTGCTGGTGTGCAGGAAGGGAGATGTAATGAACTAGATGCAATGGATTCATTGGAACTTGCCGAATGGTGA
- the LOC113778619 gene encoding uncharacterized protein LOC113778619 isoform X2: MQCMKLLWFSSIPSQLYKPLDSKPDNPLKFNPRVQLLCSSIPYDVAKTDENENGQNSVKTLPLPSHVKTITSTSNPFVKHCLKLRQSSSYRHSHGSVILVGSTPIRELYRFQNKIEDGLAAIECLLVLDNTNVPEYLNNQLIRHVNVSSLVMKKLSGLQSTDSIDMVALIRIPSTFHSIGRYLKEEDCQKWFPSPYRILVLDGVQDPGNLGTLLRSAMAFRWDGVFLLSDCCDPFNDKALRASRGASFQLPIVSGGWTHLDALRRVFHMKIVAGHPAKGNGLSETSKQECELVSIPMAGEFESLNVSVAGGIFLYMLQPRKI, translated from the exons ATGCAATGCATGAAGCTTCTCTGGTTCTCATCTATTCCTTCACAGCTGTATAAACCACTAGATTCTAAGCCCGATAACCCATTGAAATTTAACCCCAGAGTTCAACTTCTGTGCAGCTCAATACCTTATGACGTTGCAAAAactgatgaaaatgaaaatggccAGAATTCAGTAAAGACTCTACCTTTACCTTCCCATGTGAAAACCATCACCAGCACATCAAACCCATTTGTGAAGCATTGTTTAAAGCTTCGCCAGAGCTCTTCTTATCGCCACTCTCATGGCTCAGTTATTCTGGTGGGCTCTACTCCTATAAG GGAGCTATACagatttcaaaacaaaattgaagatgGACTTGCTGCAATAGAATGCTTACTTGTGCTTGATAACACTAATGTTCCTGAATACTTGAATAATCAGTTAATTCGACATGTCAATGTTAGTTCACTGgtgatgaagaaactttctgGGCTGCAATCAACTGATTCCATTGACATGGTTGCCCTAATAAGAATTCCCTCAACATTTCATAGCATTGGTCGTTATCTGAAAGAAGAAGATTGTCAAAAATGGTTCCCATCTCCTTATCGGATATTAGTCCTAGATGGAGTTCAG GACCCCGGTAATCTTGGCACGCTTCTAAGGTCAGCTATGGCCTTTAGATGG GATGGCGTGTTCTTACTTTCTGACTGTTGTGACCCATTCAATGATAAAGCCCTACGAGCAAGTCGAGGAGCCTCCTTTCAGCTTCCTATAGTTTCTGGTGGTTGGACACATTTAGATGCTCTAAGAAGAGTTTTTCACATGAAGATTGTGGCTGGCCATCCTGCAAAAG GAAATGGTCTTTCTgaaacaagtaaacaagaatgCGAGCTTGTAAGCATTCCAATGGCAGGGGAGTTTGAGTCTCTCAATGTTTCAGTAGCTGGTGGGATATTCCTCTACATGTTACAGCCCAGGAAGATTTAA
- the LOC113778619 gene encoding uncharacterized protein LOC113778619 isoform X3, with amino-acid sequence MQCMKLLWFSSIPSQLYKPLDSKPDNPLKFNPRVQLLCSSIPYDVAKTDENENGQNSVKTLPLPSHVKTITSTSNPFVKHCLKLRQSSSYRHSHGSVILVGSTPIRELYRFQNKIEDGLAAIECLLVLDNTNVPEYLNNQLIRHVNVSSLVMKKLSGLQSTDSIDMVALIRIPSTFHSIGRYLKEEDCQKWFPSPYRILVLDGVQDPGNLGTLLRSAMAFRWDGVFLLSDCCDPFNDKALRASRGASFQLPIVSGGWTHLDALRRVFHMKIVAGHPAKVKEMVFLKQVNKNASL; translated from the exons ATGCAATGCATGAAGCTTCTCTGGTTCTCATCTATTCCTTCACAGCTGTATAAACCACTAGATTCTAAGCCCGATAACCCATTGAAATTTAACCCCAGAGTTCAACTTCTGTGCAGCTCAATACCTTATGACGTTGCAAAAactgatgaaaatgaaaatggccAGAATTCAGTAAAGACTCTACCTTTACCTTCCCATGTGAAAACCATCACCAGCACATCAAACCCATTTGTGAAGCATTGTTTAAAGCTTCGCCAGAGCTCTTCTTATCGCCACTCTCATGGCTCAGTTATTCTGGTGGGCTCTACTCCTATAAG GGAGCTATACagatttcaaaacaaaattgaagatgGACTTGCTGCAATAGAATGCTTACTTGTGCTTGATAACACTAATGTTCCTGAATACTTGAATAATCAGTTAATTCGACATGTCAATGTTAGTTCACTGgtgatgaagaaactttctgGGCTGCAATCAACTGATTCCATTGACATGGTTGCCCTAATAAGAATTCCCTCAACATTTCATAGCATTGGTCGTTATCTGAAAGAAGAAGATTGTCAAAAATGGTTCCCATCTCCTTATCGGATATTAGTCCTAGATGGAGTTCAG GACCCCGGTAATCTTGGCACGCTTCTAAGGTCAGCTATGGCCTTTAGATGG GATGGCGTGTTCTTACTTTCTGACTGTTGTGACCCATTCAATGATAAAGCCCTACGAGCAAGTCGAGGAGCCTCCTTTCAGCTTCCTATAGTTTCTGGTGGTTGGACACATTTAGATGCTCTAAGAAGAGTTTTTCACATGAAGATTGTGGCTGGCCATCCTGCAAAAG TGAAGGAAATGGTCTTTCTgaaacaagtaaacaagaatgCGAGCTTGTAA